The Novipirellula caenicola genome window below encodes:
- a CDS encoding DUF1501 domain-containing protein has protein sequence MSNPEKLSPLGRRLLDRRGFLHTAGLSTSAMALASLLQQDGLLASDNTAAFGNKPIRPVIDPSRPYAARPPHFPMPAKQVLVIYLPGAVSHVDTFDYKPELAKLHGQKPPGIPAVTFEGPTGNIAKPFWDFKPRGESGKMVSDLLPHLAQHVDDFCFFHALTTDTSAHPQGENFMNTGFTMEGFPSFGAWVTYALGTENEELPSFVAINDPRGMARSGKNNFGNGFLPAAFQGTDFSATTPPNNLHRPESLTRAADRGTIDLLQRLNARHLNKYPEDADLAGRIASYELAGKMQTTVPDVMDISGETAATLKAYGVEGGSKLRGEYAQNCILARRLLEKGVRVVQLFNGSDPSGGNGITNWDSHSDIEKTHAMQAEIMDQPTAALFADLKQRGMLENTLVVWATEFGRMPFLQGNGTGRDHNPSAFTCFLAGAGVKKGFSYGESDEFGFKAAINLTTVYDFNATLLHLMGLNHERLTFYHNGIERRLTNVHGHVVHDVLA, from the coding sequence ATGAGTAATCCTGAAAAACTATCACCGCTTGGACGTCGTCTACTGGATCGCCGCGGTTTCCTGCACACCGCAGGACTCTCGACCAGTGCGATGGCGCTTGCGAGTCTTCTACAGCAGGACGGTTTGTTGGCGTCCGACAATACGGCCGCATTTGGGAACAAACCCATTCGTCCGGTCATCGACCCGAGTCGTCCGTACGCCGCTCGCCCGCCCCATTTCCCAATGCCCGCAAAACAGGTGTTGGTGATCTATCTGCCTGGAGCCGTTAGCCATGTCGACACGTTTGACTACAAACCCGAACTCGCCAAGTTGCATGGTCAAAAACCACCGGGCATTCCCGCGGTGACGTTCGAAGGCCCGACTGGCAACATCGCCAAGCCGTTTTGGGATTTCAAGCCTCGCGGAGAATCGGGCAAGATGGTTTCGGACTTGTTGCCTCATTTGGCGCAGCACGTCGACGACTTTTGTTTCTTTCACGCGTTGACGACCGACACCAGTGCTCATCCGCAGGGCGAGAACTTTATGAACACTGGGTTCACGATGGAAGGGTTCCCATCGTTTGGGGCTTGGGTCACCTACGCTCTTGGAACCGAGAACGAAGAACTGCCTTCGTTTGTTGCGATCAATGACCCGCGAGGGATGGCGAGAAGCGGCAAGAACAATTTTGGGAACGGATTTTTGCCGGCCGCGTTTCAAGGAACCGATTTCAGTGCGACGACGCCCCCGAATAATTTGCATCGTCCTGAATCGCTCACCCGCGCCGCCGATCGCGGCACGATCGATCTGTTGCAGCGACTCAACGCACGGCACTTGAACAAGTATCCCGAGGACGCTGATTTGGCCGGACGAATTGCTAGCTACGAATTGGCGGGCAAGATGCAAACCACCGTGCCCGATGTGATGGACATCTCCGGTGAAACTGCCGCGACGCTGAAAGCCTATGGCGTCGAGGGCGGCAGCAAACTACGAGGCGAATATGCCCAGAACTGCATCTTGGCTCGTCGGTTACTCGAAAAGGGAGTCCGCGTCGTCCAATTGTTCAACGGCAGCGATCCCTCGGGCGGAAACGGCATTACCAACTGGGACTCTCATTCGGACATCGAGAAAACGCATGCGATGCAGGCGGAGATCATGGATCAACCGACCGCGGCCCTGTTCGCCGATCTGAAGCAACGCGGAATGCTCGAAAACACGCTGGTGGTTTGGGCCACCGAATTTGGACGGATGCCATTTTTGCAAGGCAACGGTACTGGACGTGACCACAACCCAAGTGCGTTTACTTGCTTCTTGGCTGGAGCGGGGGTCAAGAAGGGATTCAGCTACGGCGAAAGCGACGAATTTGGCTTCAAAGCTGCAATCAACCTGACAACGGTTTACGACTTCAACGCAACACTGTTGCATTTGATGGGGCTCAATCACGAACGTTTGACCTTCTATCACAACGGGATCGAGCGGCGGCTTACCAACGTGCATGGACACGTCGTGCACGACGTCTTGGCGTAA